One Clupea harengus chromosome 12, Ch_v2.0.2, whole genome shotgun sequence DNA segment encodes these proteins:
- the syk gene encoding LOW QUALITY PROTEIN: tyrosine-protein kinase SYK (The sequence of the model RefSeq protein was modified relative to this genomic sequence to represent the inferred CDS: deleted 1 base in 1 codon) translates to MTSWHREYRLFKHKRRPVNESLCGSLRQRKGSAAAQAMADKVNKLPFFYGNITREEAEDYLKQGGMGDGLYLLRQSRNYLGGFALSVASGRQVYHYTIERELNDTYAIAGGKSHRNPVDVIDYHAQEADGLISLLKKPLSRPKGMEPKVGAFEDLKELLIRQYVKQTWNLQGHALEQAIISQRPQLEKLIATTAHEKMPWFHSAITREESEPRLQKSPRTNGKFLIRQRDTNGSYALCLLHDGQVMHYRIDKDKAGKLSIPDGKKFDTLWQLVEHYSYKPDGLLRVLTEPCTRPEGASNDIGRPSLPRNHPVPGGATAGILSRIKSYSFPKPGSKKNGNASRSKTTDSVPNHNTYETRVPNTTDAMPMDTEVYESPYADPDELRKTHVERSQLFLEDSELGSGNFGTVMKGIYTMRKTKKPVAVKILKNNDNNAAVHEEMLREANVMQQLDNPYIVRMIGICDAENLMLVMELADLGPLHKYLQRHKLSVAIKNITELVHQVSMGMKYLEEHNFVHRDLAARNVLLVTQHYAKISDFGLSKALTEEENYYKAKGHGKWPVKWYAPECMNFFKFSCKSDVWSFGVLMWEAYSYGQKPYKGMKGNEVIQMIESGQRLEAPANCPTEIYELMKKCWTYKLDERPGFAVVEPRLRDYYYDTQ, encoded by the exons GAGGCCGGTGAATGAATCATTGTGCGGCAGCTTGAGACAGCGAAAAGGTTCCGCGGCGGCACAAGCAATGGCGGACAAGGTGAACAAGCTGCCCTTCTTCTACGGCAACATCACCCGCGAGGAGGCCGAGGACTACCTGAAGCAGGGCGGCATGGGCGACGGCCTGTACCTGCTGCGCCAGAGCCGCAACTACCTGGGCGGCTTCGCCCTGTCGGTGGCCTCCGGTCGGCAGGTGTACCACTACACCATCGAGAGGGAGCTGAACGACACGTACGCCATCGCCGGCGGGAAGTCGCACCGCAACCCGGTGGATGTGATCGACTACCACGCGCAGGAGGCGGACGGCCTCATCAGCCTGCTGAAGAAGCCCTTGAGCCGCCCCAAGGGTATGGAGCCAAAGGTCGGGGCCTTCGAGGACCTCAAGGAGCTGCTGATCCGGCAGTACGTGAAGCAGACGTGGAACCTGCAG ggacatGCTTTAGAGCAGGCCATCATCAGCCAGAGGCCGCAGCTTGAGAAGCTGATCGCCACCACAGCCCATGAGAAGATGCCCTGGTTCCACAGCGCCATCACGCGGGAGGAGTCCGAGCCCCGTCTCCAGAAAAGCCCGCGCACCAACGGCAAGTTCCT gATCCGTCAGCGCGACACCAACGGCTCCTACgccctctgcctcctccacGATGGCCAGGTGATGCACTACCGCATCGATAAGGACAAGGCTGGGAAACTCTCCATTCCGGACGGCAAGAAGTTTGACACCTTGTGGCAG ctggtggaGCACTACTCCTACAAGCCGGACGGGCTCCTGCGAGTCCTCACCGAGCCCTGCACCCGGCCAGAGGGAGCGTCCAACG ATATAGGCCGACCTTCTCTACCACGCAACCATCCTGTG CCGGGGGGAGCCACAGCTGGAATTCTCTCCAGAATCAAATCCTACTCCTTCCCCAAACCTGGCTCCAAAAAG AATGGAAACGCCTCTCGTAGCAAAACAACAGACTCAGTACCAAATCACAATACTTATGAAACTAGGGTCCCAAATACAACTG ATGCCATGCCCATGGACACGGAGGTGTATGAGAGTCCGTATGCAGACCCGGACGAGCTGCGGAAGACCCACGTGGAACGAAGTCAGCTCTTCCTGGAGGACAGCGAACTGGGTTCT GGGAACTTCGGCACCGTTATGAAGGGCATATACACGATGAGGAA GACTAAGAAGCCGGTGGCGGTGAAGATCCTGAAGAACAACGACAACAACGCCGCGGTGCACGAGGAGATGCTGCGTGAGGCCAACGTCATGCAGCAGCTGGACAACCCCTACATCGTGCGCATGATCGGCATCTGCGATGCGGAGAACCTCATGCTGGTCATGGAGCTGGCAGACCTGGGCCCGCTGCACAAGTACCTGCAGAGACACAA ATTGAGCGTCGCCATTAAGAACATCACTGAGCTGGTGCACCAGGTCTCCATGGGGATGAAGTACTTGGAGGAGCACAATTTCGTCCACAGGGACCTGGCTGCCCGAAACGTGCTGCTGGTCACCCAGCACTACGCCAAAATCAGCGACTTCGGCCTCTCCAAGGCcctcacagaggaggagaactaTTACAAG gccAAAGGTCACGGGAAGTGGCCGGTCAAGTGGTACGCCCCAGAGTGCATGAACTTCTTCAAGTTCTCCTGCAAGAGTGACGTGTGGAGCTTTGGGGTCCTCATGTGGGAGGCCTACTCCTATGGCCAGAAACCCTACAAG ggaatGAAAGGAAACGAGGTCATCCAGATGATCGAGAGTGGACAGAGGTTGGAAGCGCCAGCCAACTGCCCCACAGAGATTTATGAGCTCATGAAAAAGTGCTGGACATACAA gcTGGACGAGAGGCCGGGCTTTGCAGTAGTGGAGCCAAGGTTGAGGGATTACTACTACGACACACAGTGA